The Rhodocytophaga rosea genome has a segment encoding these proteins:
- a CDS encoding cupin domain-containing protein, producing MRRRRFVQVTLAGTPLLVSGMDSSVHPRESKGFIAKAGEGRIHGHIQLKGVNSNIIDVKVSGKDTNGDLAIFEQTSLSPKRGTPLHVHPGQDETFYVLQGEYKFQVGKETYQLKSGDSIFLPRNVPHAWSQLSEKGKMTVILQPAGKLEEFFVTMAALDHTPTPEEMAKIFAANEMKVVGPPLKID from the coding sequence ATGCGTAGAAGAAGATTTGTTCAGGTAACACTTGCAGGTACGCCACTACTAGTTTCAGGAATGGATTCGTCGGTGCATCCGCGGGAGAGTAAAGGTTTCATAGCAAAAGCTGGTGAAGGGAGAATACATGGTCATATTCAGTTAAAGGGCGTTAATTCCAATATTATCGATGTAAAAGTGTCGGGTAAAGATACGAATGGAGATCTGGCTATTTTCGAACAAACAAGTTTATCACCTAAAAGAGGTACCCCATTGCATGTTCATCCTGGCCAGGATGAAACTTTTTATGTTCTTCAAGGAGAATACAAGTTTCAAGTAGGAAAAGAAACCTATCAGTTAAAATCAGGCGATAGTATATTCCTTCCCAGAAACGTACCTCACGCCTGGTCACAACTAAGTGAAAAAGGTAAAATGACTGTTATCCTACAGCCTGCCGGAAAACTTGAAGAATTTTTTGTAACCATGGCTGCTTTGGATCATACGCCTACACCAGAGGAAATGGCGAAGATATTTGCTGCGAATGAAATGAAGGTAGTAGGACCCCCGTTAAAAATTGACTAG
- the lpcA gene encoding D-sedoheptulose 7-phosphate isomerase encodes MNFSPIIRQELQQAAQVLDQFLSSQSNIDAIQQTAVLMAEAIQKGNKIISCGNGGSHCDAMHFAEELSGRYRDNRRALPAIAISDVSHISCTGNDYGFDYIFSRFIEGLGQPGDVLLGISTSGNSANVILAVEAARQKGMKTVVLTGKDGGKLAALADVEIRVPHTGYADRIQEVHIKIIHILIMLIEQLVITK; translated from the coding sequence ATGAATTTTTCTCCCATTATCCGTCAGGAGCTACAGCAAGCCGCCCAGGTATTAGATCAATTTCTTTCAAGCCAGTCAAATATAGATGCTATTCAACAGACGGCTGTATTGATGGCTGAGGCTATTCAGAAAGGCAATAAAATTATTTCTTGTGGAAACGGAGGATCACATTGCGATGCGATGCACTTTGCCGAAGAATTGTCTGGCCGTTACCGCGACAACCGCAGGGCTTTGCCGGCCATAGCCATATCAGATGTGAGTCATATTAGTTGCACCGGAAACGATTACGGATTTGATTACATTTTTAGCCGGTTTATTGAAGGCTTAGGCCAGCCGGGCGATGTGTTGCTTGGTATCAGCACCAGTGGCAATTCAGCCAATGTAATACTGGCTGTAGAAGCCGCCAGGCAAAAAGGAATGAAAACCGTTGTGCTCACCGGAAAAGACGGCGGCAAACTGGCAGCGTTAGCAGATGTAGAAATCCGGGTTCCTCACACCGGCTACGCCGACCGCATTCAGGAAGTACATATTAAAATCATTCATATTCTGATTATGCTGATTGAGCAACTAGTAATTACCAAATAA
- a CDS encoding LysM peptidoglycan-binding domain-containing protein → MGLLDFLKNGDEKKATPQPKAAPQAKTPPPAQPQPQVNPVNTNTTPPASSAAKYEMYTVKEGDWLSKIAGAYYGDVHKWDRIFQANRDQISDPDKIRPGQILKIPLD, encoded by the coding sequence ATGGGACTATTAGATTTTTTAAAAAATGGGGATGAGAAAAAAGCAACTCCTCAGCCAAAAGCAGCACCTCAGGCTAAAACACCGCCTCCGGCACAGCCACAACCACAGGTAAATCCTGTGAATACGAATACAACTCCGCCGGCAAGTAGTGCGGCTAAATATGAAATGTATACCGTAAAAGAAGGCGACTGGTTATCTAAAATTGCTGGCGCTTACTATGGAGATGTGCATAAATGGGATCGTATATTCCAGGCTAACCGCGATCAGATCAGCGATCCAGATAAAATACGGCCAGGACAGATTCTGAAAATTCCACTCGATTAA
- a CDS encoding LacI family DNA-binding transcriptional regulator, protein MNSEQITIKDLARRMNISAATVSRALRNLPEVNVHTRRAVRELAHELDYQPNYMAQSLVKSKSNFIGIVIPNLDTVFFSSAVIGMQEVLSRAGYYTMICHSGERYETEIANVRNLVSSKMDGLIVSLSGETKDFSHFRAVQKKGIPLVFFDRVCEELDVCKVVVNDYEGAFNATQHLIQTGRKRIAHLSGNKMLSISKNRMEGYTDGLRASGLEVDPELIIHCGFNKEHIAAATMRLMNLPNRPDAIVVINDPVAIQVMLILKEQGIRIPEDVAIVGFGNEPVSTIIDPGLTSVDQNPVELGRVAAQLYLQGLENKGIISKPETKVLKTQLIIRGSSMPQRKHN, encoded by the coding sequence ATGAATAGCGAACAAATTACGATTAAGGATCTGGCCCGTCGTATGAATATTTCTGCGGCGACCGTGTCGCGTGCATTGCGTAATTTACCAGAAGTAAATGTACATACCCGGAGAGCGGTGCGTGAACTCGCACATGAACTGGATTATCAGCCTAATTACATGGCGCAAAGCCTGGTGAAAAGCAAATCTAATTTTATAGGCATTGTAATTCCCAACCTTGATACGGTATTTTTCTCCTCAGCTGTAATTGGTATGCAGGAAGTATTGAGCAGGGCAGGATATTATACCATGATTTGCCATTCCGGAGAGCGATATGAAACCGAAATTGCGAATGTGCGTAATCTGGTATCCAGCAAAATGGATGGGCTTATCGTTTCATTGTCTGGTGAAACAAAAGATTTCTCTCATTTCAGGGCAGTACAGAAAAAAGGCATACCCCTCGTCTTTTTTGACCGGGTTTGTGAAGAACTGGATGTTTGTAAAGTGGTGGTAAATGATTACGAAGGAGCCTTTAATGCAACCCAGCATCTGATTCAAACCGGCCGCAAGCGGATTGCTCATCTTTCCGGTAATAAAATGTTATCTATCAGTAAAAACCGGATGGAAGGGTATACAGATGGATTAAGGGCTTCCGGTTTAGAGGTAGACCCGGAATTAATTATCCATTGTGGGTTTAACAAAGAACATATAGCAGCAGCTACGATGCGCCTGATGAATTTGCCAAACAGGCCTGATGCGATTGTAGTAATTAATGACCCGGTCGCCATTCAGGTAATGCTTATATTGAAAGAACAAGGCATTCGGATTCCGGAAGATGTAGCTATTGTTGGCTTTGGAAATGAACCCGTTTCTACCATTATTGATCCGGGCCTTACTTCTGTAGATCAAAATCCCGTGGAACTTGGAAGAGTAGCCGCCCAATTATATCTACAAGGGCTTGAAAATAAGGGCATAATTTCTAAACCAGAAACCAAAGTACTAAAAACCCAGCTGATCATACGGGGATCAAGTATGCCGCAACGCAAACACAATTAA
- a CDS encoding DNA/RNA non-specific endonuclease, with the protein MRTNRHFYSFFLIVFLIATACTRTTVGPASTGREDNILLGNPSKAVTDLSSENNYLIVRLQYALSYNKSRGTANWVSWHLSKEWKGDAPRQENFRPDQNLPAGWYQVKPADYTNSGFDRGHLCPSDDRDGSTEDNVATFLMSNIIPQAPNNNRNTWKNLEDYCRKLTEQGNELYILAGAYGKGGSGSNGGTTQTLADGKITVPARVWKVIVILPVGNNDIKRIDANTRVIAVDIPNKQSADALPWDAYRISVDAIESATGYDFLSALSNAAQQALESKTDTEPITQ; encoded by the coding sequence ATGAGAACGAACCGTCATTTTTATTCTTTCTTTCTGATTGTTTTTCTGATTGCTACCGCCTGTACCAGAACTACTGTAGGACCAGCCAGTACCGGGCGTGAAGATAACATACTCTTAGGTAATCCAAGTAAAGCAGTAACTGACCTTTCCAGTGAAAATAATTATCTGATTGTGCGGTTGCAGTATGCACTCTCTTACAATAAATCCCGGGGTACAGCTAACTGGGTAAGCTGGCATTTAAGTAAAGAATGGAAAGGGGATGCCCCCAGACAGGAGAATTTTCGTCCTGATCAAAATTTGCCTGCTGGCTGGTATCAGGTAAAACCAGCAGATTATACCAATTCTGGTTTCGACCGGGGACACCTTTGCCCTTCCGATGACCGGGATGGCAGTACAGAAGATAATGTGGCTACCTTTCTGATGAGCAATATTATTCCACAAGCCCCCAACAATAACCGCAATACCTGGAAAAATCTGGAGGACTATTGCCGGAAATTAACAGAGCAGGGGAATGAGTTATATATACTAGCCGGTGCATATGGAAAGGGTGGAAGTGGTTCTAATGGCGGCACTACGCAAACTTTAGCCGATGGTAAAATTACTGTTCCTGCCAGGGTGTGGAAGGTTATTGTAATATTACCGGTAGGAAATAATGATATAAAAAGAATAGATGCCAATACCCGGGTGATCGCCGTAGACATACCCAATAAACAATCGGCGGATGCACTTCCCTGGGATGCTTACCGGATTTCAGTAGATGCCATTGAATCAGCTACCGGATACGATTTTTTATCAGCTTTATCAAATGCTGCCCAGCAAGCTCTCGAATCTAAAACAGATACAGAACCCATTACCCAGTAA
- a CDS encoding AAA family ATPase produces the protein MPELIDAYNSYNEFERTSYFTVCFNTLPSNLRFETQLTESKENMDSVIAAVDFDSLGIKEVFKNWNTEDDKNADSSNDYPYQYLLKSENRKLIIWIALESDELMFDFLYDVSDRELETWVVSTNQQLRNKFGANKSPIFKVLSRNTRGFFTKDVPTDTLQVNIEELYNDDFREINSVIMQVMATEKSGLILLHGAPGTGKTSYIKHLISSFNKKPFIFIQNEFIKDLLNPDFISFLLKNRNSTLIIEDAEKVITTREYISEISMVSTILQLTDGLFSDYLNIKIICTFNTNIERVDKALIRKGRMIASYEFKPLSKEKTNKLLQSKGYNAIDKEMILADIFNLDKIDFDNSSNLRKIGFKSN, from the coding sequence ATGCCAGAACTTATTGATGCCTATAACTCATATAATGAGTTTGAACGTACTTCATATTTTACTGTGTGTTTCAATACGCTTCCCTCCAATCTTAGGTTTGAGACACAATTAACTGAAAGTAAGGAAAATATGGATTCAGTGATTGCTGCTGTTGATTTTGATTCCTTAGGCATTAAAGAAGTTTTTAAGAATTGGAATACAGAAGATGATAAAAATGCTGATTCTTCCAATGACTATCCATATCAGTATTTGTTAAAAAGTGAAAATCGTAAACTCATAATATGGATTGCCTTAGAAAGCGATGAGTTGATGTTTGATTTTTTGTATGATGTTTCGGATCGGGAATTAGAAACATGGGTGGTTTCTACAAATCAACAACTTCGCAATAAATTTGGAGCCAATAAGTCTCCTATATTTAAAGTATTATCCCGTAATACCAGAGGTTTTTTTACGAAGGATGTTCCGACAGATACATTGCAAGTAAATATAGAAGAACTGTATAATGATGATTTTAGAGAAATTAACTCCGTGATTATGCAGGTAATGGCAACAGAAAAATCAGGTTTGATATTGCTACATGGAGCGCCAGGAACTGGTAAGACATCCTATATTAAACACTTAATTTCTAGTTTTAATAAAAAGCCCTTTATTTTCATTCAGAATGAATTTATAAAAGATCTTCTTAACCCCGATTTTATTTCATTCTTATTAAAGAATAGAAATTCTACACTTATCATCGAAGATGCAGAAAAAGTAATTACCACACGAGAATATATAAGTGAAATTTCAATGGTATCCACTATTCTTCAATTAACTGATGGGCTTTTTAGCGATTATTTAAATATTAAAATCATTTGTACATTCAATACTAATATTGAAAGAGTGGACAAAGCACTTATTCGCAAAGGAAGAATGATAGCCAGTTATGAATTTAAACCGCTATCAAAAGAAAAAACAAATAAATTATTGCAATCTAAAGGTTATAATGCAATTGATAAAGAGATGATTCTTGCGGATATTTTTAATTTAGACAAAATAGATTTTGATAATTCTTCCAATTTGAGAAAAATAGGATTTAAAAGTAATTGA
- a CDS encoding MbnP family protein, translating into MKQVRYSLCIVFILLLSGFVPEDTKVIPPSDLTLQIQPMFGKEKLQLNQIYTTLLGDKISITRFKFYLSNIALTKADGSIWRQKNSYHLIEISEDTEPVTIVSLPDVPPGKYTKLSFAIGVDSLNNHSGEQAGVLDPDYGMFWMWETGYVFFKCEGFYHQPDGAKGPIVYHIGREQCYRQVTLNLKELTVSQNSSSTLQIQADAARVFGGFSGAALDVKMPTDQSSVSVMGGKTAPSIASNYREMFVVIP; encoded by the coding sequence ATGAAACAAGTACGTTACAGCCTATGTATTGTTTTTATCCTGCTACTATCTGGATTTGTGCCAGAAGATACAAAAGTTATACCTCCCTCTGATCTGACTTTGCAGATACAGCCTATGTTTGGGAAAGAAAAACTGCAATTGAACCAGATTTATACCACTTTACTGGGCGACAAGATCAGTATCACCAGATTTAAATTTTACCTGAGTAATATTGCACTTACTAAAGCTGATGGCAGCATCTGGCGGCAAAAAAACAGCTATCACCTCATAGAAATTTCAGAAGATACAGAACCTGTTACTATAGTCTCTTTACCAGATGTACCTCCGGGAAAATATACTAAACTCTCTTTTGCCATAGGTGTAGATAGCCTTAATAATCACAGTGGTGAACAAGCCGGCGTATTAGATCCTGATTATGGCATGTTCTGGATGTGGGAAACAGGGTATGTATTTTTTAAATGTGAGGGATTTTATCACCAGCCAGACGGCGCGAAAGGGCCTATTGTCTACCACATTGGCAGAGAACAGTGTTACCGCCAGGTAACATTAAATCTAAAAGAATTAACTGTTAGCCAAAACAGTTCCAGTACGCTACAGATACAGGCTGATGCCGCCAGGGTTTTTGGAGGGTTTTCCGGAGCTGCGCTAGATGTAAAGATGCCTACAGATCAATCTTCTGTAAGTGTGATGGGCGGAAAAACGGCTCCAAGCATAGCTAGTAACTATAGAGAAATGTTTGTAGTAATTCCTTAA
- a CDS encoding vanadium-dependent haloperoxidase, which yields MKNKLLILSLLICSLWACQSQKEESRATAVLFKKNDPALLQNSVKKLTDVIVYDIFTPPVASRIYAYTSLAAYEAIRLNKPEQYPSLTANMNGFDPMPQPDKGKNYDFTLAGIKAFMTVGQKITFSVDTLKKFEAGLLEQYAAVLDADTYKRSLELGEAIGKAVLARGTKDNYKETRGFARYTVVKGEDKWQPTAPDYADAIEPYWHTILPLALDSARQCIPPPPTTYSIDKKSDFYKEFMEVYETGKNLTEEQIEIARFWDDNPFVSHHTGHATFATKKMTPGGHWMAIATLTSRQAKADVEKTAQTYALTATSLFDGFISCWEEKFRSQFVRPVTVINQQVDETWESFLQTPPFPEYTSGHSVISASAATVLTNLYGDNFAYHDTTELEYGMGQRSFNSFMEAAHEAALSRLYGGIHYRNTNRKGTEQGIKVGNIVLSKTGLQPSTAQVIVPVSK from the coding sequence ATGAAAAACAAATTATTAATACTTTCTCTATTGATCTGCTCTCTATGGGCCTGCCAGTCGCAGAAAGAGGAAAGTAGAGCCACGGCAGTTCTATTTAAAAAAAATGACCCGGCATTATTACAGAACAGTGTAAAAAAACTCACCGACGTAATTGTGTATGATATTTTTACACCGCCTGTAGCTAGTAGAATTTACGCCTATACAAGCCTGGCTGCTTACGAAGCCATTCGCTTGAATAAACCAGAGCAATATCCTTCGCTGACTGCCAATATGAATGGTTTTGATCCTATGCCGCAGCCTGACAAAGGCAAAAACTATGATTTTACGCTCGCAGGTATCAAAGCCTTTATGACAGTCGGGCAAAAGATAACCTTTTCTGTGGATACGCTGAAAAAATTTGAAGCTGGTTTGCTGGAACAATACGCTGCTGTACTAGATGCGGATACATATAAACGTTCGCTGGAACTGGGCGAGGCTATCGGGAAAGCTGTACTAGCCAGAGGTACCAAAGATAATTATAAAGAAACCAGAGGTTTTGCAAGATATACTGTGGTGAAAGGCGAAGATAAATGGCAGCCTACGGCCCCGGATTATGCTGATGCCATTGAGCCCTATTGGCATACTATATTACCCTTAGCTTTAGATTCAGCCAGGCAATGTATTCCTCCACCACCCACTACTTATAGTATAGATAAGAAAAGTGACTTCTACAAAGAATTTATGGAAGTGTATGAAACAGGCAAAAACCTGACTGAGGAACAAATAGAAATTGCCCGTTTCTGGGACGACAATCCATTTGTATCACATCATACCGGACATGCTACTTTTGCTACGAAAAAGATGACACCAGGGGGTCACTGGATGGCGATTGCTACCTTAACCAGCCGTCAGGCAAAAGCCGATGTTGAGAAAACCGCCCAGACCTATGCTCTCACTGCTACAAGTCTTTTTGATGGATTTATCTCCTGCTGGGAGGAAAAATTCAGGAGCCAGTTTGTAAGGCCAGTTACGGTTATTAATCAGCAGGTAGACGAAACCTGGGAATCTTTTCTGCAAACGCCGCCTTTTCCGGAATACACCAGTGGCCATAGTGTAATTTCAGCATCTGCTGCCACTGTGCTTACAAACCTGTATGGAGATAACTTTGCGTACCATGATACAACTGAGCTTGAATATGGCATGGGACAGCGGTCTTTTAATTCATTTATGGAAGCCGCTCATGAAGCAGCACTCAGCCGTTTGTACGGAGGTATTCACTACCGAAATACTAATAGAAAAGGCACCGAACAGGGTATAAAAGTGGGTAACATTGTCTTATCAAAAACAGGTTTACAACCGTCCACTGCTCAGGTAATAGTGCCGGTTTCTAAGTAA
- a CDS encoding CHASE2 domain-containing protein, with protein MKKNVLLITACLAHSLLLLAFTYIELKSPYTTGEELTMLQLTSGLKRKVFLRKEKPSPDRFLFISVSWDKKLVEKKDEYDTPVGQQPITDRSKIADFLQILNQKPDNHKFITLDIFFEDSTTGQPQDDIRLAAELARTKNLLIPYHMGDSSQPNYPIFKAPLGLADYEPTVEGLLIKFSIVNSQGHKTMPLLMYENVSGKEFKPGMIVDELGGKPVLSSFILDHRIFQEDVMAPNAPLYHKLYLNELLKLDPEYIHDFTKDKIIIIGDLDNRVDMHKTIYGDMLGPVILLNAFLALENGDNQITWYFLLFLLCSYMLISYVCFKQVDILEGWLFRWLPKWLAIPGYVKEMMESFASYLLYFGLLSIMSYMLFNFHLTIFLISIYMQVLEWIIKNIRRRVEQSETVIKSAQ; from the coding sequence ATGAAGAAAAACGTACTACTTATTACAGCCTGCCTGGCACATAGCCTGTTGTTACTGGCATTTACGTATATTGAACTAAAGTCTCCTTATACAACCGGGGAAGAGTTGACCATGCTGCAACTTACCTCAGGGCTGAAAAGAAAGGTTTTTCTGCGTAAAGAAAAGCCTTCCCCAGACCGGTTTTTATTCATATCTGTATCGTGGGATAAAAAGCTGGTTGAGAAAAAAGATGAATATGATACTCCAGTTGGCCAGCAACCCATTACTGATCGTTCTAAAATTGCAGATTTTTTGCAGATTCTAAATCAGAAGCCAGATAATCATAAATTCATTACTTTAGATATTTTTTTCGAAGATTCTACTACTGGCCAGCCTCAGGATGATATACGCCTGGCAGCAGAGCTGGCTCGGACAAAAAACCTGCTAATCCCTTATCATATGGGAGATAGTAGCCAACCCAACTATCCCATATTTAAAGCTCCCTTGGGATTAGCGGATTATGAACCTACTGTTGAAGGGTTGTTGATCAAATTTAGCATCGTTAATAGCCAGGGCCATAAAACAATGCCACTACTAATGTATGAAAACGTATCTGGTAAAGAGTTTAAGCCTGGTATGATAGTAGATGAACTGGGTGGCAAACCTGTTTTAAGTTCTTTTATTCTTGATCACCGCATCTTTCAGGAAGATGTTATGGCTCCGAATGCACCGCTTTACCATAAATTATATTTAAATGAATTATTAAAACTAGATCCTGAATATATACATGATTTTACCAAAGATAAGATTATTATCATAGGCGACTTAGATAACCGGGTTGATATGCATAAAACGATATATGGCGACATGCTGGGACCTGTTATCTTGCTGAATGCATTCCTTGCCCTTGAAAATGGCGACAATCAGATTACCTGGTATTTTCTGTTGTTTTTACTTTGCAGTTATATGCTTATCTCCTATGTGTGTTTTAAACAGGTAGATATCCTGGAAGGCTGGCTCTTCAGATGGTTACCCAAGTGGCTGGCCATCCCGGGTTATGTGAAGGAAATGATGGAGAGTTTTGCCAGTTACCTGCTGTATTTTGGATTGCTTTCAATTATGTCGTATATGCTATTTAACTTTCATCTTACCATTTTTCTGATTTCTATTTATATGCAGGTATTAGAGTGGATTATTAAAAATATCCGCCGCCGGGTAGAACAATCAGAAACAGTGATCAAAAGCGCCCAATAA
- a CDS encoding nucleoside deaminase has protein sequence MTKEQQKTFMREAIELSRKGSQSGKGGPFGAVIVKDNQIVGRGYNQVTSAYDPTAHAEIVAIRDACQNLNTFHLEDCILFTSCEPCPMCLGAIYWAQIKHIYYANTRKDAAAIGFNDDFIYQEFNVPIENRKIPTEPFLREEANLVFQHWQDKDDRINY, from the coding sequence ATGACAAAAGAACAGCAAAAAACTTTCATGCGGGAAGCTATTGAGCTTTCCCGGAAAGGCTCACAAAGTGGCAAAGGTGGCCCTTTTGGAGCTGTTATTGTAAAAGATAACCAGATTGTAGGAAGAGGCTATAACCAGGTCACTTCTGCTTATGACCCAACGGCACATGCGGAAATAGTAGCTATCCGGGATGCCTGCCAAAATCTAAACACGTTTCATCTCGAAGATTGTATCCTCTTTACTTCCTGTGAACCTTGTCCGATGTGCCTGGGTGCTATTTACTGGGCTCAGATCAAGCATATTTATTATGCCAATACCCGGAAGGATGCTGCGGCTATCGGATTTAACGATGATTTTATATACCAGGAATTTAATGTTCCAATAGAAAACAGAAAGATTCCGACTGAACCCTTTTTACGTGAAGAAGCCAATCTGGTATTCCAGCACTGGCAGGATAAGGATGATAGAATTAATTATTAA